Sequence from the Mesorhizobium sp. PAMC28654 genome:
GGAGCCGGTCGTGGCGAGCAGCGCGAGGCCGCCCGCGAAGAGCGGCGTGATGGTTGAATCAGCCCCCGCCGAGAGGTGGCGATTGGCTCCGAACACGGCAAAGGCGAGCGAGCCGGCGACGAAGGCGAAAAAGCCGACCTCCGGCGCAAAGCCGCCAAGACGGGCTGTCGCCATCTGCTCGGGAATGGCGATTGCTGCCAGCGTGATGCCCGCGACAATGTCGCCATTGATATCCTTCGGGGTCCAGCCGCTCAGCGATCGGAACGGCAGCCACGGGGACAGATTCATCACGCTTGTGGCTTTCACTCGAGAAGCGCGCCCAAGTCCATGCTTTGCTTCAACGGCCACCTTGGCCATATCGTCGCAATGAGCGGTATCCTTTTGAATTTACCACCAAAATTGACACTGGAAAAGTGCTGGGAATATTGGAGTTTCGGCGCCGCTTCCTATATAAGCGGAAAGTGATTCCTGATTAGATTGTGATCCGATTTGACCGACCAGAAGACACCGCGCGGCGCAGACGGCGGCCCCTCGGGCATCGAGCCGATATCCATCATCGAGGAGATGCAGCGCTCGTACCTCGATTACGCGATGAGCGTGATCGTCAGCCGCGCGTTGCCGGACGTCCGCGACGGACTGAAGCCGGTGCATCGCCGCATTCTCTACGCCGCCCATGAGAGCGGCTATCACTGGAATCGCAAATATGTGAAATCGGCGCGTCCTGTCGCCGACGTGATGGGTAAATACCATCCGCATGGCGATGCCTCCATCTATGACGCCCTTGTGCGCATGGCGCAGGATTGGTCACTGCGCGTGCCGCTGATCGACGGGCAAGGCAATTTCGGCTCGATCGACGGCGATCCGCCGGCGGCGATGCGCTACACGGAATCGCGGCTCACCAAGGTCGCGCATGAACTGCTCGAGGATATCGACAAGGACACTGTCGATTTCCAGGACACTTACGATGCTTCCGACACCGAGCCGAAGGTGTTGCCGGCGCGGTTCCCCAACCTTCTGGTCAACGGTTCGGGCGGCATTGCCGTCGGCATGGCCACCAACATCCCGCCGCACAATCTCAGCGAGATCTGCAACGGCGCGATTGCCCTCATCGACAATCCGGCGATCGATCTGCCTGCCCTGATGGAGATCATTCCGGGACCCGATTTTCCGACCGGCGGCATTGTGCTTGGCCGCTCCGGCATCTACAGCGCCTATTCGACCGGTCGTGGCTCGGTCGTCATGCGCGGCAAGGTCAACATCGAGCAGCGCGCAATGACCGCGAGTCGATCATCATCACCGAGGTTCCCTACCAGGTGAACAAGTCGTCGATGATCGAGAAGATGGCCGAACTGGTGCGCGACAAGCGCATCGAGGGCATTTCCGACATTCGCGACGAGAGCGATCGTCAGGGTTATCGCGTCGTCATCGAGTTGAAGCGCGACGCCGTCGCCGACGTCATCTTGAACCAGCTCTATCGCTTCACACCGCTGCAGACATCCTTCGGCGCCAATATGGTGGCGCTGAACGGTGGCAAGCCGGAACTGATGACGCTGACCGACATGCTGAAGGCGTTTGTGTCCTTCCGCGAAGAGGTGATCACCCGGCGCACGAAATTCCTGCTGCGCAAGGCGCGCGACCGCGCTCACGTGCTGGTCGGTCTTGCGATTGCCGTTGCCAATATCGACGAAGTCATAAAGCTGATCCGCACCGCGCCGGATCCGCAAACGGCGCGCGAGCAGTTGATGGAACGGCGCTGGCCGTCCGGCGACGTCGAATCGCTGATCCTGTTGATCGACGACCCGCGCCACCGCATCAATGAGGACGGCACCTACAATCTGTCCGAGGAGCAGGCCCGCGCCATCCTCGAACTGCGCCTGCAGCGCCTGACCGCGCTTGGCCGCGACGAGATCGCCGACGAGTTGAACACGATTGGCGCCGAGATCATCGACTATCTCGACATCCTGTCGTCCCGTGCCCGTGTCCAGCAGATCGTCAAGGACGAACTCGCCGCCGTGCGCGACGAGTTCGGTACACCGCGCCGCACCGAGCTCACCGACGGTGGGTCGGACATGGAAGACGAGGACCTGATCCAGCGCGAAGACATGGTAGTGACGGTGAGCCATTCCGGCTACATCAAGCGCGTGCCGCTGTCGCTCTATCGGGCGCAGCGCCGCGGCGGCAAGGGCCGCTCCGGCATGTCGACCAAGGACGAAGATTTCGTTACCCGCCTGTTCGTGGCCAACACGCACACGCCGGTGCTGTTCTTCTCCTCGCGCGGCATCGTCTACAAGGAAAAGGTCTGGCGGCTGCCGATCGGCAACCCGCAATCGCGTGGCAAGGCGCTGATCAACATGCTGCCGCTGGAGCAAGGTGAACGCATCACCACGATCATGCCACTACCGGAGGACGAGACGAGCTGGGGCGAACTCGACGTGATGTTCGCCACGACGCGCGGCACGGTTCGCCGCAACAAGCTTTCCGATTTCGTCCAGGTCAACCGCAATGGCAAGATCGCCATGAAGCTGGAGGAGCAAGGCGACGAGATCCTCGGCGTCGAGACCTGCACCGACAATGACGATGTGTTGCTGACCGCGAGCTCAGGCCAGTGCATCCGTTTCCCGGTTGGCGACGTGCGTGTCTTCCAGAGCCGTAATTCCGTCGGCGTGCGTGGCATTGCCATGGCCGACACCGACAGGGTGATCTCAATGGCGGTGATCGAGCATGTCGACGCGCCTCCGCCGGAGCGTGCAGCCTACCTCAAGCGCGTGGTGGCCGAACGGCGGCTTGCCGCCGGCATCGCGGCAGGCGAGGAAGAAGAGATCGCGCTGACCAATGAAGAGGTCGGCGAAGAAGCCGAGCTTTCCGACGAGCGGTACGAGTTCCTGAAGCAGCACGAACAGTTCGTTCTGACAGTGACGGAGTTTGGTTATGGCAAGCGGTCTTCGTCATACGATTTCCGCCTGACCGGGCGTGGCGGCAAGGGCATTCGCGCCACCGACGTGTCGAAAACCGCCGAGATCGGCAGGCTGGTGGCGACCTTCCCTGTCGGCAATGATGACCAGATCATGCTGGTGTCGGATGGTGGAACCGTCATCCGCGTGCCGGTCAACGGCATCCGTTTCGCCAGCCGCGCCACCAAGGGCGTGACCATCTTCAATACGGCTGAAGGTGAAAAGGTCGTCTCGGTGGAGCGGATTTCAGAGCCGCAGTCCGAGGAAGAAGTCGAAAACGCCGGCAATTCCGAAGGTGCCGCGGTTGACGATGCCGGTCCAGAGAGCGCGGAATAGGTTTTGACACAGCAACGCCGGCCCATGGGCCGGCGTGGCACTGCGGCAACAAAACTCTATCGGTTCAGAAGTGGCGATACGGCTTACGAACGCCGAAACCTGCGAACCGCTTGGTATTTGCCCTGGCTCGGACGCGCTGCGCTTCCTGATGAAGCCCGAATGCGGTGGCAATCAGCATGGCGACGGTCATTGCGGTGGCGAGCATGTAGATCAGCATTTGCGTGTTCTCCTGCAGCCTGTAACGCTTAGATGGGGCTTTGGTTTCATCCTATGAAGCTGCAATCTAGTGAACGCTGCGTGAAGCATTCGTGATCAGCCCGTTCATCTGTCGTTCACGCCGGCGAAAAGGTTCACGGACGGCTCACCGATCGGATTTGCCTTTGCGAGAGAGGCTCGCTAGAAGCACCAGCCATGATTGAACGCATTGCCCTTTACGCTGGCTCCTTCGACCCGCTGACCAACGGCCATCTCGATGTGCTGAAGGCGTCGCTGGCCGTCGCGGACATCGTCTACGCGGCGATCGGCATCCATCCTGGCAAGAAGCCGCTGTTTTCCTTCGAGGAACGGGTCGGTCTCATCGAGGCCGCGACGAAAGCGGAATTCGGTGCCGACGGCGCTCGCATCAAGGTGGTTGCATTTGACGGGCTGGTCATTGATGCCGCCAGGAAAGAGGGCGCCTCGATCATGATCCGCGGCCTGCGTGACGGCACCGACCTCGACTACGAGATGCAGATGGCCGGCATGAACGAGACCATGGCGCCGGAATTGCAGACGGTTTCTGCCCGCCAGTCCCTCGGTGCGAACCATTACCGCCACACTTGTCCGCCAGATAGCCTCGATGGGCGGCGACATCCGCCCCTTCGTGCCGGCGGCGGTTGCCGGCGCGCTCACCGCAAAATTCGCGAAATAAGATCCCGGAGATTCAAATGCAGCTCAAAAGGCTCGCCTCATTCCTTGTCGTGCTCGCCGGTCTTGTGACCGCGTCCGTTTCGGCCTTCGCCGCTGAGCCGGAAAACACCATGATCATCACGCTGAAGGACGGCGACGTGACCATTGCGCTCAGGCCCGACCTCGCGCCAAAGCATGTCGCGCAGATCAAGAAGCTGGTGCGCCAGGGCGCTTACGACAACGTTGCCTTCCATCGCGTCATCGACGGCTTCATGGCGCAGACCGGCGACGTGAAGTTCGGCAACATGAAGAAGGGGTTTAGCGCTGAAGCCGTGGGTACCGGCGGTTCCGATCTGCCAGACCTGCCGGCCGAATTCTCCAAGACCGAGCACTACAAACGGGGCGTGCTCGGCATGGCCCGTTCGCAGGATCCGAACTCCGCCAATTCGCAGTTCTTCATCATGTTCGCGCCGTCGCCGTCGCTCGATGGCCAGTACACCATCGTCGGCAACGTCGTCAGCGGCATGGAACTGGTGGACAAGATCAAGAAGGGCGACGAGGCTAACAACGGAACCGTCACCGATCCCGATCGCATGATCAAGGTGCGCATCGCCGCTGACGGCAAGTAAATCTGTTAATTTTCAAAAGGATATCTGACATGGCTGAGATCAAGGACCGCGAGAACGCGCTCATCATGGAGACGACAAAGGGCAACGTCGTCATCGAACTGTTTCCCGACCTGGCGCCTGGCCACGTCGCCCGCATCAAGGAACTGGCGCGCGAAGGCGCCTATGATGGCGTGGTGTTCCATCGCGTCATCGAGGGTTTCATGGCGCAGACCGGCGATGTGAAGTTCGGCAATTCGACCAAATCCACATTTGCCCCGTCCCGGGCTGGCATGGGCGGTTCGGAGAAGCCTGATCTGAAGGCTGAATTCTCCAACGCCAGCCATGGCCGCGGCACCTGCTCGATGGCGCGTTCGCAGAACCCGAACTCGGCCAACTCGCAATTCTTCATCTGCTTCGACGATGCCGCCTTCCTCAACCGCCAGTACACGGTCTGGGGTCAGGTCATCGAAGGCATGGACAATGTCGACAAGATCAAGCGCGGCGAGCCGGTTGTCGACCCCGACAAGATCGTGTCGCTGAAGGTCGCGGCCGACGTCAAGTAAGGCGAATTACAATGATGGGCGTCGTCTGGTCGCTTCTTGGCATCCTGTCCGGCGCCTTCATTGCCATTCAGGCACCGATCAATTCGCAGCTGGCGCGAGGCCTGGGGCTCCCGGTCGCCGCCGCTGCGTTTTCGTTCCTGTCGGGTGCGGTCGTGCTCGGCATCATCTCCGTCACGGTGGTGAAGCTGCAGGGCATTTCGCTCGACTGGAAAGCGCCGGCACCCTGGCTGTTCGTGGCTGGCGGCATGCTCGGCGGCTTCTATGTCACGCTGTCGACGATTCTGACGCCACGCATCGGCGCTGCCGCCCTGATGGCGTTCCTGGTGGCTGGCCAGTTGCTGGCAGGCATTCTCATTGACCGCGTCGGCTTCCTCGGCGTCGCCGTGCGCGAGATTTCGCTCGGCCGCATCGCGGGTGCGATGCTGCTGCTGGCCGGAGCGCTGCTCGTCCGGCTCTTTTGATCCATGCGCGTCGATCTCTTTGACTTTGAACTGCCGGAGGAGCGCATCGCGCTGCGACCGGCAGAACCGCGCGACAGCGCCAAGATGCTCGTCGTCAGTCCGGATGAGGGGCTGGAGGATCGGATCGTTCGCGACTTGCCATCCTTGCTCAGGCCCGGTGATGTGCTGGTCTTCAACGATACCAAGGTCATTCCTGCCCAGCTGAAGGGCATAAGGCGTCGAGGAGAGGCTGTCGCGCAGGTGGAGGCCACGTTGCATATGCGGATGGCTGGCGATCGCTGGCTGGCCTTCATGCGGCCGGGCAAGCGCATCGCCGCCGGCGACCGCATCCATTTCGGCCATGACGGCGATTCATGCTTTCTTGGCCATCTCGACGCCACGGTGCTCGAGAAGGGCGAAGGCGGCGAAGTGCTGCTCAGCTTTGACCTTTCCGGTGTGTTCCTGGACGAGGCGCTGCGTGCCGTCGGGCACATTCCACTGCCGCCCTATATCGCCTCGAAGCGCGACGACGACGAGCGCGACCGCAGCGACTATCAGACCATCTATGCCCGGGAAGAAGGTGCCGTGGCAGCGCCCACTGCGGGCCTGCATTTCACTCCGGAGCTTTTCGCCGCGCTCGATGCCAGGGGGGTCGAACGTCGCTTCGTTACCTTGCATGTCGGCGCCGGGACATTCCTGCCGGTGAAGGCCGACGACACCGCCGATCACAAGATGCATGCCGAGACCGGTTCGGTCAGCCAGGAAACCGCCGATGCGCTGAACGCGGCAAAGGCGAGGGGCGGACGCATCATCGCCGTCGGCACGACGTCGCTGCGACTGCTGGAAAGTGCCGCACGCCCGGACGGTACACTGCCGGCGTGGTCGGGCCCGACGGACATCTTCATCACGCCGGGCTACCGCTTTCGCACCGCCGACATGCTGATGACCAATTTCCATCTGCCGCGCTCGACCCTGTTCATGCTGGTCTCGGCCTTCAGCGGCCTCGAGACGATGCGCGCGGCCTATTCGTACGCCATCGAGAACCGCTACAGGTTCTACTCCTATGGAGATGCAAGCCTGCTTTATCGCGCGGGGCAATCTCCAGATGCGCCGTTGCACGACAAGGAATTCAATGACTGAAGCCTTCTCATTCAAGGTTCTGGCGACTGACGGCAAGGCGCGCCGCGGTGCGATCACCATGCCGCGCGGGGAAATCCGCACACCCGCCTTCATGCCGGTCGGCACAGGCGGCACCGTCAAAGCGATGTACATGGACCAAGTGCGCGGCGTCGGCGCCGATATCATCCTGGGCAACACCTACCATTTGATGCTCAGGCCCGGCGCCGAGCGCGTGGCGCGGCTCGGCGGTCTGCATGAGTTCGCCCGCTGGCCGCATCCGATCCTGACCGACAGTGGCGGCTTCCAGGTGATGTCGTTGTCGAAGCTGCGAAAGCTGACTGAAAAGGGCGTCACGTTCCGCTCGCATATCGACGGCGCCGCCTATGAAATGTCACCGGAGCGCTCGATCGAGATCCAGGGACTGCTCGATTCCGACATCCAGATGCAGCTCGACGAATGCACAGCGCTGCCGGCCGAGACCAAGGAAATCCAACGCGCCATGGAACTGTCGCTGCGCTGGGCGGAGCGCTGCAAGACGGCATTCGGTGACCAGCCCGGCAAGGCGATGTTCGGCATCGTGCAGGGCGGCGACAACGCCGACTTGCGCGTGCGCTCGGCGCAGGCGCTGAGCGCGATGGAGTTGAAGGGCTATGCTGTCGGTGGCCTGGCCGTTGGCGAGCCGCAAGCGGTGATGCTCGAGATGCTCGACATCACCTGTCCCGAACTGCCGGCGGACAAGCCGCGCTATCTGATGGGCGTCGGCACGCCGGACGACATTTTGAAATCGGTGGCGCGCGGTATCGACATGTTCGATTGCGTGATGCCGACGCGGGCCGGCCGCCACGGCCTTGCCTACACACGGCGTGGCAAGGTCAACCTGCGCAACGCCCGCCATGCCGACGATCCGCGCCCGCTCGACGGGGAAAGCGATTGCCCGGCGGCGCGGGACTATTCACGCGCCTATCTGCATCACCTTGTGCGTTCACAGGAGGCGCTGGGCGCGATGCTTCTGACCTGGAACAATCTCTCGTATTATCAAAAGCTTATGCAAGACATTCGCGCCGCCATAGAGGGCGGTGATTTCCAGGCGCGGGGCGCTGAGATTTCCGAAGGCTGGGCGCGGGGCGATATCCCGGCCATTTGACCCTCAGGTGCTCAATGAGTTCGCCGCGCGCAGACTGCAGCCGGTGA
This genomic interval carries:
- a CDS encoding peptidylprolyl isomerase, which encodes MIITLKDGDVTIALRPDLAPKHVAQIKKLVRQGAYDNVAFHRVIDGFMAQTGDVKFGNMKKGFSAEAVGTGGSDLPDLPAEFSKTEHYKRGVLGMARSQDPNSANSQFFIMFAPSPSLDGQYTIVGNVVSGMELVDKIKKGDEANNGTVTDPDRMIKVRIAADGK
- a CDS encoding peptidylprolyl isomerase codes for the protein MAEIKDRENALIMETTKGNVVIELFPDLAPGHVARIKELAREGAYDGVVFHRVIEGFMAQTGDVKFGNSTKSTFAPSRAGMGGSEKPDLKAEFSNASHGRGTCSMARSQNPNSANSQFFICFDDAAFLNRQYTVWGQVIEGMDNVDKIKRGEPVVDPDKIVSLKVAADVK
- a CDS encoding DMT family transporter translates to MMGVVWSLLGILSGAFIAIQAPINSQLARGLGLPVAAAAFSFLSGAVVLGIISVTVVKLQGISLDWKAPAPWLFVAGGMLGGFYVTLSTILTPRIGAAALMAFLVAGQLLAGILIDRVGFLGVAVREISLGRIAGAMLLLAGALLVRLF
- the queA gene encoding tRNA preQ1(34) S-adenosylmethionine ribosyltransferase-isomerase QueA, translating into MRVDLFDFELPEERIALRPAEPRDSAKMLVVSPDEGLEDRIVRDLPSLLRPGDVLVFNDTKVIPAQLKGIRRRGEAVAQVEATLHMRMAGDRWLAFMRPGKRIAAGDRIHFGHDGDSCFLGHLDATVLEKGEGGEVLLSFDLSGVFLDEALRAVGHIPLPPYIASKRDDDERDRSDYQTIYAREEGAVAAPTAGLHFTPELFAALDARGVERRFVTLHVGAGTFLPVKADDTADHKMHAETGSVSQETADALNAAKARGGRIIAVGTTSLRLLESAARPDGTLPAWSGPTDIFITPGYRFRTADMLMTNFHLPRSTLFMLVSAFSGLETMRAAYSYAIENRYRFYSYGDASLLYRAGQSPDAPLHDKEFND
- the tgt gene encoding tRNA guanosine(34) transglycosylase Tgt — translated: MTEAFSFKVLATDGKARRGAITMPRGEIRTPAFMPVGTGGTVKAMYMDQVRGVGADIILGNTYHLMLRPGAERVARLGGLHEFARWPHPILTDSGGFQVMSLSKLRKLTEKGVTFRSHIDGAAYEMSPERSIEIQGLLDSDIQMQLDECTALPAETKEIQRAMELSLRWAERCKTAFGDQPGKAMFGIVQGGDNADLRVRSAQALSAMELKGYAVGGLAVGEPQAVMLEMLDITCPELPADKPRYLMGVGTPDDILKSVARGIDMFDCVMPTRAGRHGLAYTRRGKVNLRNARHADDPRPLDGESDCPAARDYSRAYLHHLVRSQEALGAMLLTWNNLSYYQKLMQDIRAAIEGGDFQARGAEISEGWARGDIPAI